Proteins encoded within one genomic window of Solenopsis invicta isolate M01_SB chromosome 10, UNIL_Sinv_3.0, whole genome shotgun sequence:
- the LOC105202464 gene encoding eukaryotic translation initiation factor 4E transporter isoform X3, with product MRLTAIDRFIGLNRRTRKRPLVGPTGSPFLDILVMQTRACRWFRKNKSVNRPKQATFRDEAIISMSLAGEVTDASIMEVGRSRPQFQYSREDLMLIKNLRLSRRRPTFLDIAYNNSRGVWDPERWHSDRKRSDTPPKEERTGRGDQITENHSKRRNNGDPRDRIRKEQDGIVLSPQRRSFNSGCFVNVNQPPSRRPESPIGKTEVSHREPVRRIGSGRILTRDIWDYRAENEKIESERADYGFRSGTATGGSLRDRDNRDNRDGKERDRDRDMRERERDRDSLRERDERFERRSFGRDYGDRGERERDRGDRGVDRNERNNHQMDRDKDRGREKRFGNDRRRTYSDTRDADEPEWFSSGPTSQHDTIELRGFEDIPEEKVVISAKSKKQNPAQKKRGKRNSTEKDDKSSENLTGPKGRSTPTVIDQPMNAVPAPHSPISEQTEQSITQNKENDVSVSTVTEPTSESGENSSANQNQEDAHPDFNLDEFLKSDTFPGVSGLLTNGVGSNSGTGSRFSQWFKRESPIQQADSRRASIQDELLNNLLNDITEPNIQIPSVTESNTYFAPISPANTTNNVNTTTNGVKLLEMLHRGNKPNQNGQGDASNTAIPMMKNCSIKDLVGGKVVHSLEELEARMRGGAPPPATSTDAPRVNKTEEDLSAFKKLLAQVTGGQAVPAANGPITQKQPVTLMQLLNSQLKTQQSSMPHQQPPAEPIHTFNHVGPLGPTQHPHQAQMQHENLMKVLQIQQQQQQQQQQQQKQQQRHSDMLSMMMANQRMLGVSPVPTEMQMMINNVPSSQELLQRPEAQAIIQGLQQGEITRQHLIQQLQNPAMQHRHREVLVNILKMYGGTTPRTISPHPHPTAPIPQDHILQQMLYQQQQQQQQQQQQQQQQQRIPSPMNNAYCPPPIISPNLTASPSTLTVQHPVIPHRVPSPREIVMHTQSIMQNALIKKKLEEQRENFRKRQDQQQQQQQQQQVQQQRASSPVNSPAKQTASPLAFTPTSVLRKMTADKEPDGNSNEPSKLSTQTQASQMQQMQSAAVQLLAQGALSRHTALRSQPPVQSTWSNPSLKQHPGRPIVKGGNNNNASGNQFQYNTGNAEFQQQHRTVPNVYGNPARSKHTMATSLPHHNVPQYNMAQNSIMNQRANPMNTQMKTQQVPTHLANVQQPQPPHGTVNMQQQPPQRAVNTPMQLVMSQNYNSNRTDGRAMRSQQLNMAVGRQHSPGLGFVGSNGGDLSPTSNQLARWFSPELLAQARAGKLPELAQTNVLSLEELERLQHASTIVHN from the exons ATGAGATTAACCGCCATCGATCGGTTTATCGGTCTGAATCGCCGAACGCGGAAACGACCGCTGGTCGGCCCAACTGGATCTCCCTTTCTGGACATCCTTGTTATGCAAACCAGGGCCTGCCGTTGGTTCCGGAAAAACAAATCTGTTAATCGTCCAAAGCAAGCGACCTTTC GAGATGAAGCCATTATATCAATGTCATTGGCCGGAGAGGTGACTGACGCTTCGATCATGGAAGTAGGACGTTCTAGACCACAGTTTCAATATTCTCGG gaggATCTAATGctgataaaaaatttgcgaTTATCTAGACGCAGGCCTACATTCCTAGATATCGCTTATAATAA CTCGCGAGGCGTTTGGGATCCTGAGCGCTGGCATTCGGATAGAAAGCGTAGCGATACACCCCCGAAAGAAGAAAGGACTGGACGTGGTGATCAAATCACTGAGAATCATAGTAAGCGACGTAACAATGGCGATCCACGAGACCGAATACGTAAAGAACAAGACGGCATCGTTTTGAGCCCACAACGAAGAAGTTTTAATTCGGGATGTTTCGTTAACGTGAATCAGCCACCAAGCCGGCGTCCGGAGAGCCCGATTGGCAAAACAGAG GTCAGCCATCGTGAACCTGTCCGTCGAATCGGTAGCGGGAGAATTTTGACACGAGATATATGGGACTACAGAGCGGAAAACGAAAAGATCGAATCTGAGCGTGCGGATTATGGTTTTAGATCAGGCACGGCTACTGGTGGCTCTCTGCGTGATCGTGATAATAGAGATAATCGTGATGGGAAAGAGCGGGACAGGGATCGCGACATGCGAGAAAGGGAACGTGATCGTGACAGTCTGCGCGAGCGGGACGAGAGATTTGAGCGGAGATCCTTTGGCCGAGATTATGGGGATCGCGGCGAAAGAGAGCGCGATCGTGGCGACAGAGGAGTGGATCGAAATGAACGAAACAATCATCAGATGGACCGTGATAAGGATCGCGGACGCGAGAAGAGATTCGGCAATGATCGTCGACGGACTTATAGTGATACTCGTGATGCAGATGAACCAGAATGGTTCAGCTCGGGACCTACGTCTCAACATGATACAATCGAGCTGAGAGGTTTTGAGGATATCCCAGAGGAAAAGGTAGTAATCAGTGCCAAGAGTAAGAAACAAAATCCTGCACAGAAGAAACGGGGCAAGAGAAATTCCACAGAGAAGGATGATAAATCAAGTGAGAACTTGACGGGCCCTAAAGGACGCAGCACTCCGACCGTCATAGATCAGCCTATGAACGCTGTACCGGCGCCACATTCTCCGATTTCCGAACAAACTGAGCAATCTATTACTCAAAACAAAGAGAACGACGTCAGTGTGAGTACTGTCACCGAGCCAACGTCCGAATCGGGAGAGAACTCCAGCGCAAATCAGAATCAAGAGGATGCGCATCCTGATTTTAATCTGGATGAGTTTCTAAAATCTGATACGTTTCCTGGCGTTTCTGGGCTGTTAACG AATGGAGTTGGTTCGAATAGCGGTACCGGTTCGCGATTCAGTCAGTGGTTTAAAAGAGAAAGTCCAATTCAACAGGCAGATAGTCGTAGAGCTTCCATACAAGATGAACTACTGAACAATTTATTGAATGACATCACCGAGCCAAATATTCAAATACCATCGGTGACAGAATCAAACACCTATTTTGCTCCAATTTCTCCGGCCAATACGACCAATAATGTTAACACGACCACAAATGGCGTCAAATTACTCGAGATGTTACATCGTGGTAATAAGCCAAATCAAAATGGCCAGGGTGACGCGAGTAATACGGCTATACCTATGATGAAAAATTGTTCTATTAAAGATTTGG tTGGTGGCAAAGTTGTGCATAGTTTGGAAGAGTTGGAAGCACGTATGCGGGGTGGTGCTCCTCCACCTGCGACTTCGACTGATGCACCCCGTGTAAATAAGACTGAAGAAGATCTCTCTGCTTTTAAGAAACTG cttGCTCAAGTGACTGGAGGACAAGCTGTGCCTGCAGCTAACGGACCTATCACTCAAAAACAACCTGTAACGTTAATGCAA TTACTTAATTCACAATTGAAAACCCAACAGTCGTCGATGCCACATCAACAACCGCCCGCAGAACCAATTCATACATTTAATCACGTCGGTCCCCTTGGTCCTACTCAACATCCGCATCAGGCTCAGATGCAACACGAGAATCTAATGAAAGTTTTGCAAATACag cagcagcagcagcaacaacagcaacagcaacaaaAGCAACAGCAACGACATTCCGATATGCTATCGATGATGATGGCAAATCAACGGATGTTGGGTGTCAGTCCGGTGCCGACAGAGATGCAAATGATGATAAATAATGTTCCGTCGAGCCAAGAGCTCTTACAACGACCAGAAGCTCAAGCAATTATTCAAGGTTTACAGCAAGGGGAGATTACCAGACAACATCTAATACAGCAATTACAG AATCCCGCAATGCAGCATCGCCATCGAGAAGTGCTGGTGAACATATTGAAAATGTATGGTGGCACCACACCTCGCACTATAAGTCCACATCCTCATCCCACTGCTCCTATCCCTCAGGATCATATCCTGCAACAAATGCTGTAtcaacaacaacagcaacagcagcagcaacaacagcagcagcagcagcagcagaggATTCCATCTCCTATGAATAACG CTTATTGTCCACCTCCGATAATATCGCCAAATTTAACAGCTAGTCCTAGTACTTTAACAGTGCAACATCCAG tGATACCGCACAGAGTACCATCGCCAAGGGAGATCGTTATGCATACTCAGTCTATAATGCAAAATGctttaatcaagaaaaaattgGAGGAACAGCGTGAGAATTTCCGTAAGCGACAAGatcagcagcagcaacaacagcagcagcaacaagtTCAGCAACAGCGCGCATCGAGTCCTGTTAACTCGCCAGCTAAGCAAACAGCGAGTCCGCTTGCTTTCACTCCAACGTCCGTTTTACGTAAAATGACTGCTGATAAGGAACCTGACG GGAACAGCAATGAGCCATCCAAATTGTCTACACAAACTCAAGCTTCTCAGATGCAACAAATGCAGTCGGCTGCGGTTCAGTTACTTGCACAGGGAGCTCTCTCAAGACACACCGCATTGCGATCACAACCTCCTGTTCAATCAACATGGTCGAATCCATCGCTTAAACAACATCCAG gTCGACCTATAGTAAAAGgcggtaataataataatgcaagtGGCAATCAGTTCCAATATAATACAGGAAATGCGGAATTTCAACAACAGCATAGAACAGTTCCGAATGTTTATGGCAATCCAGCACGATCTAAACACACAATGGCAACTTCGTTACCGCATCATAATGTTCCACAATACAATATGGCACAAAACTCAATTATGAATCAGAGAGCGAATCCTATGAATACTCAGATGAAAACGCAGCAAGTCCCAACGCATCTCGCTAATGTGCAACAACCACAACCACCGCATGGAACCGTTAACATGCAACAACAACCGCCGCAGAGAGCTGTAAATACGCCGATGCAACTTGTCATGAGCCAAAACTATAATTCTAATCGCACAG ATGGACGGGCGATGCGATCGCAACAATTGAACATGGCTGTTGGTCGTCAACATTCACCAGGCCTCGGATTTGTTGGCAGTAACGGAGGTGACCTTTCACCAACATCCAATCAACTAGCGCGGTGGTTCAGTCCGGAACTTCTCGCTCAAGCTCGGGCTGGTAAGCTTCCAGAGCTTGCACAAACGAACGTCCTTTCATTGGAAGAGCTTGAGAGACTTCAACATGCATCAACCATAGTGCATAACTAA
- the LOC105202464 gene encoding eukaryotic translation initiation factor 4E transporter isoform X1 — translation MRLTAIDRFIGLNRRTRKRPLVGPTGSPFLDILVMQTRACRWFRKNKSVNRPKQATFRDEAIISMSLAGEVTDASIMEVGRSRPQFQYSREDLMLIKNLRLSRRRPTFLDIAYNNSRGVWDPERWHSDRKRSDTPPKEERTGRGDQITENHSKRRNNGDPRDRIRKEQDGIVLSPQRRSFNSGCFVNVNQPPSRRPESPIGKTEVSHREPVRRIGSGRILTRDIWDYRAENEKIESERADYGFRSGTATGGSLRDRDNRDNRDGKERDRDRDMRERERDRDSLRERDERFERRSFGRDYGDRGERERDRGDRGVDRNERNNHQMDRDKDRGREKRFGNDRRRTYSDTRDADEPEWFSSGPTSQHDTIELRGFEDIPEEKVVISAKSKKQNPAQKKRGKRNSTEKDDKSSENLTGPKGRSTPTVIDQPMNAVPAPHSPISEQTEQSITQNKENDVSVSTVTEPTSESGENSSANQNQEDAHPDFNLDEFLKSDTFPGVSGLLTNGVGSNSGTGSRFSQWFKRESPIQQADSRRASIQDELLNNLLNDITEPNIQIPSVTESNTYFAPISPANTTNNVNTTTNGVKLLEMLHRGNKPNQNGQGDASNTAIPMMKNCSIKDLEVGGKVVHSLEELEARMRGGAPPPATSTDAPRVNKTEEDLSAFKKLLAQVTGGQAVPAANGPITQKQPVTLMQLLNSQLKTQQSSMPHQQPPAEPIHTFNHVGPLGPTQHPHQAQMQHENLMKVLQIQQQQQQQQQQQQKQQQRHSDMLSMMMANQRMLGVSPVPTEMQMMINNVPSSQELLQRPEAQAIIQGLQQGEITRQHLIQQLQNPAMQHRHREVLVNILKMYGGTTPRTISPHPHPTAPIPQDHILQQMLYQQQQQQQQQQQQQQQQQRIPSPMNNAYCPPPIISPNLTASPSTLTVQHPVIPHRVPSPREIVMHTQSIMQNALIKKKLEEQRENFRKRQDQQQQQQQQQQVQQQRASSPVNSPAKQTASPLAFTPTSVLRKMTADKEPDGNSNEPSKLSTQTQASQMQQMQSAAVQLLAQGALSRHTALRSQPPVQSTWSNPSLKQHPGRPIVKGGNNNNASGNQFQYNTGNAEFQQQHRTVPNVYGNPARSKHTMATSLPHHNVPQYNMAQNSIMNQRANPMNTQMKTQQVPTHLANVQQPQPPHGTVNMQQQPPQRAVNTPMQLVMSQNYNSNRTDGRAMRSQQLNMAVGRQHSPGLGFVGSNGGDLSPTSNQLARWFSPELLAQARAGKLPELAQTNVLSLEELERLQHASTIVHN, via the exons ATGAGATTAACCGCCATCGATCGGTTTATCGGTCTGAATCGCCGAACGCGGAAACGACCGCTGGTCGGCCCAACTGGATCTCCCTTTCTGGACATCCTTGTTATGCAAACCAGGGCCTGCCGTTGGTTCCGGAAAAACAAATCTGTTAATCGTCCAAAGCAAGCGACCTTTC GAGATGAAGCCATTATATCAATGTCATTGGCCGGAGAGGTGACTGACGCTTCGATCATGGAAGTAGGACGTTCTAGACCACAGTTTCAATATTCTCGG gaggATCTAATGctgataaaaaatttgcgaTTATCTAGACGCAGGCCTACATTCCTAGATATCGCTTATAATAA CTCGCGAGGCGTTTGGGATCCTGAGCGCTGGCATTCGGATAGAAAGCGTAGCGATACACCCCCGAAAGAAGAAAGGACTGGACGTGGTGATCAAATCACTGAGAATCATAGTAAGCGACGTAACAATGGCGATCCACGAGACCGAATACGTAAAGAACAAGACGGCATCGTTTTGAGCCCACAACGAAGAAGTTTTAATTCGGGATGTTTCGTTAACGTGAATCAGCCACCAAGCCGGCGTCCGGAGAGCCCGATTGGCAAAACAGAG GTCAGCCATCGTGAACCTGTCCGTCGAATCGGTAGCGGGAGAATTTTGACACGAGATATATGGGACTACAGAGCGGAAAACGAAAAGATCGAATCTGAGCGTGCGGATTATGGTTTTAGATCAGGCACGGCTACTGGTGGCTCTCTGCGTGATCGTGATAATAGAGATAATCGTGATGGGAAAGAGCGGGACAGGGATCGCGACATGCGAGAAAGGGAACGTGATCGTGACAGTCTGCGCGAGCGGGACGAGAGATTTGAGCGGAGATCCTTTGGCCGAGATTATGGGGATCGCGGCGAAAGAGAGCGCGATCGTGGCGACAGAGGAGTGGATCGAAATGAACGAAACAATCATCAGATGGACCGTGATAAGGATCGCGGACGCGAGAAGAGATTCGGCAATGATCGTCGACGGACTTATAGTGATACTCGTGATGCAGATGAACCAGAATGGTTCAGCTCGGGACCTACGTCTCAACATGATACAATCGAGCTGAGAGGTTTTGAGGATATCCCAGAGGAAAAGGTAGTAATCAGTGCCAAGAGTAAGAAACAAAATCCTGCACAGAAGAAACGGGGCAAGAGAAATTCCACAGAGAAGGATGATAAATCAAGTGAGAACTTGACGGGCCCTAAAGGACGCAGCACTCCGACCGTCATAGATCAGCCTATGAACGCTGTACCGGCGCCACATTCTCCGATTTCCGAACAAACTGAGCAATCTATTACTCAAAACAAAGAGAACGACGTCAGTGTGAGTACTGTCACCGAGCCAACGTCCGAATCGGGAGAGAACTCCAGCGCAAATCAGAATCAAGAGGATGCGCATCCTGATTTTAATCTGGATGAGTTTCTAAAATCTGATACGTTTCCTGGCGTTTCTGGGCTGTTAACG AATGGAGTTGGTTCGAATAGCGGTACCGGTTCGCGATTCAGTCAGTGGTTTAAAAGAGAAAGTCCAATTCAACAGGCAGATAGTCGTAGAGCTTCCATACAAGATGAACTACTGAACAATTTATTGAATGACATCACCGAGCCAAATATTCAAATACCATCGGTGACAGAATCAAACACCTATTTTGCTCCAATTTCTCCGGCCAATACGACCAATAATGTTAACACGACCACAAATGGCGTCAAATTACTCGAGATGTTACATCGTGGTAATAAGCCAAATCAAAATGGCCAGGGTGACGCGAGTAATACGGCTATACCTATGATGAAAAATTGTTCTATTAAAGATTTGG aagtTGGTGGCAAAGTTGTGCATAGTTTGGAAGAGTTGGAAGCACGTATGCGGGGTGGTGCTCCTCCACCTGCGACTTCGACTGATGCACCCCGTGTAAATAAGACTGAAGAAGATCTCTCTGCTTTTAAGAAACTG cttGCTCAAGTGACTGGAGGACAAGCTGTGCCTGCAGCTAACGGACCTATCACTCAAAAACAACCTGTAACGTTAATGCAA TTACTTAATTCACAATTGAAAACCCAACAGTCGTCGATGCCACATCAACAACCGCCCGCAGAACCAATTCATACATTTAATCACGTCGGTCCCCTTGGTCCTACTCAACATCCGCATCAGGCTCAGATGCAACACGAGAATCTAATGAAAGTTTTGCAAATACag cagcagcagcagcaacaacagcaacagcaacaaaAGCAACAGCAACGACATTCCGATATGCTATCGATGATGATGGCAAATCAACGGATGTTGGGTGTCAGTCCGGTGCCGACAGAGATGCAAATGATGATAAATAATGTTCCGTCGAGCCAAGAGCTCTTACAACGACCAGAAGCTCAAGCAATTATTCAAGGTTTACAGCAAGGGGAGATTACCAGACAACATCTAATACAGCAATTACAG AATCCCGCAATGCAGCATCGCCATCGAGAAGTGCTGGTGAACATATTGAAAATGTATGGTGGCACCACACCTCGCACTATAAGTCCACATCCTCATCCCACTGCTCCTATCCCTCAGGATCATATCCTGCAACAAATGCTGTAtcaacaacaacagcaacagcagcagcaacaacagcagcagcagcagcagcagaggATTCCATCTCCTATGAATAACG CTTATTGTCCACCTCCGATAATATCGCCAAATTTAACAGCTAGTCCTAGTACTTTAACAGTGCAACATCCAG tGATACCGCACAGAGTACCATCGCCAAGGGAGATCGTTATGCATACTCAGTCTATAATGCAAAATGctttaatcaagaaaaaattgGAGGAACAGCGTGAGAATTTCCGTAAGCGACAAGatcagcagcagcaacaacagcagcagcaacaagtTCAGCAACAGCGCGCATCGAGTCCTGTTAACTCGCCAGCTAAGCAAACAGCGAGTCCGCTTGCTTTCACTCCAACGTCCGTTTTACGTAAAATGACTGCTGATAAGGAACCTGACG GGAACAGCAATGAGCCATCCAAATTGTCTACACAAACTCAAGCTTCTCAGATGCAACAAATGCAGTCGGCTGCGGTTCAGTTACTTGCACAGGGAGCTCTCTCAAGACACACCGCATTGCGATCACAACCTCCTGTTCAATCAACATGGTCGAATCCATCGCTTAAACAACATCCAG gTCGACCTATAGTAAAAGgcggtaataataataatgcaagtGGCAATCAGTTCCAATATAATACAGGAAATGCGGAATTTCAACAACAGCATAGAACAGTTCCGAATGTTTATGGCAATCCAGCACGATCTAAACACACAATGGCAACTTCGTTACCGCATCATAATGTTCCACAATACAATATGGCACAAAACTCAATTATGAATCAGAGAGCGAATCCTATGAATACTCAGATGAAAACGCAGCAAGTCCCAACGCATCTCGCTAATGTGCAACAACCACAACCACCGCATGGAACCGTTAACATGCAACAACAACCGCCGCAGAGAGCTGTAAATACGCCGATGCAACTTGTCATGAGCCAAAACTATAATTCTAATCGCACAG ATGGACGGGCGATGCGATCGCAACAATTGAACATGGCTGTTGGTCGTCAACATTCACCAGGCCTCGGATTTGTTGGCAGTAACGGAGGTGACCTTTCACCAACATCCAATCAACTAGCGCGGTGGTTCAGTCCGGAACTTCTCGCTCAAGCTCGGGCTGGTAAGCTTCCAGAGCTTGCACAAACGAACGTCCTTTCATTGGAAGAGCTTGAGAGACTTCAACATGCATCAACCATAGTGCATAACTAA